Proteins from one Ciconia boyciana chromosome 26, ASM3463844v1, whole genome shotgun sequence genomic window:
- the ARNT gene encoding aryl hydrocarbon receptor nuclear translocator isoform X8, with translation MAATAANPEMASDVSSLGAAVGSGNPGPGAQAGGAIVQRANKRRPGLDFDDDGEGNSKFLRCDDDPMPNDKERFARSDDEQSSADKERLARENHSEIERRRRNKMTAYITELSDMVPTCSALARKPDKLTILRMAVSHMKSLRGTGNTSTDGTYKPSFLTDQELKHLILEAADGFLFIVSCETGRVVYVSDSVTPVLNQPQSEWFGSTLYDQVHPDDVGKLREQLSTSENALTGRILDLKTGTVKKEGQQSMRMCMGSRRSFICRMRCGNSSVDPVSVNRLSFMRNRCRNGLGAAKDGEPHYVVVHCTGYIKAWPPAGVSLPDDDPDAGQGSKFCLVAIGRLQVTSSPNCTDMNNVCQPTEFISRHNTEGIFTFIDHRCVATVGYQPQELLGKDIVDFCHPEDQQLLRDSFQQVVKLKGQVLSVMFRFRSKNREWLWMRTSSFTFQNPYSDEIEYIICTNTNVKQQQPPQQTELEVVPGRESLSGYDHSQVPVQPVTAAGPEHSKPLEKAESLFNQERDPRFSEIYSSINTDQNKAIPASTVPANQPLFTQGNTFTPSRPAENFRSSSMVPPVNIIQQQPSSAGRILAQISRHSNPAQVSGTNWAPGTRPAFTPQQVASQTVKTRPPSFSMGTFQGTPSSFSPMTAPGSTASPTGAAYPNLASRGTGFTTEAAQTPAPFQTRAAEGVGMWPQWQGQHHGTASGEQHVQQPQPSQPEVFSDMLTMLGDQGPNYNNEEFPELNIFPSFSE, from the exons ATGGCAGCTACCGCCGCCAACCCGG AAATGGCATCAGATGTTTCCTCGCTGGGTGCAGCCGTCGGCTCCGGGAACCCTGGACCGGGGGCACAAGCTGGAGGAGCCATTGTTCAGAGAGCCAACAAGAGGCGTCCTGG gctTGATTTTGATGATGATGGAGAAGGGAACAGTAAATTCCTCAG ATGTGATGATGACCCGATGCCAAATGATAAAGAGAGATTTGCCAG gtctGATGATGAACAGAGTTCAGCGGATAAGGAGAGACTTGCCAG GGAAAATCACAGCGAAATTGAACGTAGGCGAAGGAACAAGATGACTGCCTACATCACAGAGCTGTCAGATATGGTGCCCACCTGCAGTGCCCTGGCCCGCAAACCAGACAAGCTCACCATCTTGCGCATGGCTGTCTCTCACATGAAGTCCCTGCGTGGCACAGGCAACACCTCCACTGACGGCACCTACAAACCCTCCTTTCTCACTGACCAG GAACTCAAACACCTGATCCTAGAGGCAGCCGACGGCTTTCTGTTCATAGTGTCCTGTGAGACCGGGAGGGTGGTCTATGTGTCCGATTCTGTAACTCCTGTCCTCAACCAGCCCCAGTCCGAATGGTTTGGCAGCACCCTCTATGACCAGGTGCACCCGGATGACGTGGGCAAGCTCAGGGAGCAGCTCTCCACATCGGAGAACGCGCTGACAG gTCGCATCCTAGATTTAAAGACGGGGACTGTCAAGAAGGAAGGCCAGCAGTCCATGAGGATGTGTATGGGTTCACGAAGATCTTTCATCTGCCGAATGAG GTGTGGCAACAGCTCAGTGGATCCGGTCTCTGTAAATCGTCTCAGCTTTATGAGGAATCGCTGCAG GAATGGCTTAGGTGCAGCAAAAGATGGCGAACCTCACTACGTTGTGGTGCACTGCACGGGTTACATAAAAGCCTGGCCCCCTGCAG GTGTTTCACTGCCTGATGATGACCCGGATGCTGGCCAGGGCAGCAAGTTTTGCCTCGTGGCTATCGGCAGGCTCCAG GTCACTAGCTCACCCAACTGCACAGACATGAACAATGTTTGTCAGCCAACAGAGTTCATCTCCCGACACAACACCGAAGGCATTTTCACCTTCATAGATCACCGCTGTGTGGCTACGGTTGGCTACCAGCCACAG gAACTTCTGGGGAAAGACATTGTGGATTTCTGCCACCCGGAAGACCAACAGCTTTTGCGGGACAGCTTTCAGCAG GTGGTGAAGTTAAAAGGCCAGGTTCTGTCAGTCATGTTCCGATTCCGATCCAAAAACCGGGAATGGCTCTGGATGAGAACCAGCTCCTTTACCTTCCAGAACCCCTACTCGGATGAAATTGAGTACATCATCTGTACCAACACCAATGTCAA gcagcagcagccgccaCAACAGACAGAGCTGGAAGTGGTCCCAGGAAGAGAGAGCCTGTCTGGTTACGACCACTCACAG GTTCCCGTTCAGCCTGTGACGGCTGCCGGCCCAGAGCACAGCAAGCCCTTGGAGAAGGCAGAGAGCCTTTTTAATCAGGAGCGGGACCCGAGGTTCAGCGAAATCTACAGCAGTATCAATACAG ACCAGAACAAAGCCATTCCTGCCAGCACAGTGCCTGCCAACCAGCCCCTCTTTACGCAGGGAAACACTTTCACCCCATCGCGACCTGCCGAGAACTTCAG gagcagcagcatggtACCTCCTGTGAACATTATTCAGCAGCAGCCCTCATCAGCGGGCCGGATCTTAGCACAGATTTCACGCCACTCCAACCCAGCTCAGGTCAGCGGAACCAACTGGGCTCCAGGGACACGGCCAGCGTTCACGCCCCAG CAAGTGGCATCCCAGACGGTGAAGACTCGGCCCCCTTCCTTCAGCATGGGGACTTTCCAAGGCACCCCGTCCTCCTTCAGCCCCATGACAGCACCTGGCTCTACGGCTTCTCCTACCGGGGCTGCTTACCCGAACCTTGCCAGCCGTGGCACGGGCTTCA CCACGGAGGCAGCGCAGACCCCCGCCCCGTTCCAGACGCGGGCGGCCGAAGGTGTGGGGATGTGGCCGCAGTGGCAAGGACAGCACCATGGCACGGCGTCGGGGGAGCAACACGTGCAGCAGCCGCAGCCAAGCCAGCCTGAGGTCTTCTCA gacatgctgACAATGCTGGGAGACCAAGGACCCAACTACAACAATGAAGAGTTCCCAGAGCTGAATATATTCCcttctttttcagaataa
- the ARNT gene encoding aryl hydrocarbon receptor nuclear translocator isoform X4: protein MAATAANPEMASDVSSLGAAVGSGNPGPGAQAGGAIVQRANKRRPGLDFDDDGEGNSKFLRCDDDPMPNDKERFARENHSEIERRRRNKMTAYITELSDMVPTCSALARKPDKLTILRMAVSHMKSLRGTGNTSTDGTYKPSFLTDQELKHLILEAADGFLFIVSCETGRVVYVSDSVTPVLNQPQSEWFGSTLYDQVHPDDVGKLREQLSTSENALTEGTKPWCLSNKDPAAPPENASKGRILDLKTGTVKKEGQQSMRMCMGSRRSFICRMRCGNSSVDPVSVNRLSFMRNRCRNGLGAAKDGEPHYVVVHCTGYIKAWPPAGVSLPDDDPDAGQGSKFCLVAIGRLQVTSSPNCTDMNNVCQPTEFISRHNTEGIFTFIDHRCVATVGYQPQELLGKDIVDFCHPEDQQLLRDSFQQVVKLKGQVLSVMFRFRSKNREWLWMRTSSFTFQNPYSDEIEYIICTNTNVKNSSQESRPALSNSMQRPQLGQSVSLPLEMGTAQLPSRQQQPPQQTELEVVPGRESLSGYDHSQVPVQPVTAAGPEHSKPLEKAESLFNQERDPRFSEIYSSINTDQNKAIPASTVPANQPLFTQGNTFTPSRPAENFRSSSMVPPVNIIQQQPSSAGRILAQISRHSNPAQVSGTNWAPGTRPAFTPQQVASQTVKTRPPSFSMGTFQGTPSSFSPMTAPGSTASPTGAAYPNLASRGTGFTTEAAQTPAPFQTRAAEGVGMWPQWQGQHHGTASGEQHVQQPQPSQPEVFSDMLTMLGDQGPNYNNEEFPELNIFPSFSE from the exons ATGGCAGCTACCGCCGCCAACCCGG AAATGGCATCAGATGTTTCCTCGCTGGGTGCAGCCGTCGGCTCCGGGAACCCTGGACCGGGGGCACAAGCTGGAGGAGCCATTGTTCAGAGAGCCAACAAGAGGCGTCCTGG gctTGATTTTGATGATGATGGAGAAGGGAACAGTAAATTCCTCAG ATGTGATGATGACCCGATGCCAAATGATAAAGAGAGATTTGCCAG GGAAAATCACAGCGAAATTGAACGTAGGCGAAGGAACAAGATGACTGCCTACATCACAGAGCTGTCAGATATGGTGCCCACCTGCAGTGCCCTGGCCCGCAAACCAGACAAGCTCACCATCTTGCGCATGGCTGTCTCTCACATGAAGTCCCTGCGTGGCACAGGCAACACCTCCACTGACGGCACCTACAAACCCTCCTTTCTCACTGACCAG GAACTCAAACACCTGATCCTAGAGGCAGCCGACGGCTTTCTGTTCATAGTGTCCTGTGAGACCGGGAGGGTGGTCTATGTGTCCGATTCTGTAACTCCTGTCCTCAACCAGCCCCAGTCCGAATGGTTTGGCAGCACCCTCTATGACCAGGTGCACCCGGATGACGTGGGCAAGCTCAGGGAGCAGCTCTCCACATCGGAGAACGCGCTGACAG AAGGAACCAAACCCTGGTGCCTTTCTAACAAGGatcctgcagccccccctgAGAATGCATCTAAAG gTCGCATCCTAGATTTAAAGACGGGGACTGTCAAGAAGGAAGGCCAGCAGTCCATGAGGATGTGTATGGGTTCACGAAGATCTTTCATCTGCCGAATGAG GTGTGGCAACAGCTCAGTGGATCCGGTCTCTGTAAATCGTCTCAGCTTTATGAGGAATCGCTGCAG GAATGGCTTAGGTGCAGCAAAAGATGGCGAACCTCACTACGTTGTGGTGCACTGCACGGGTTACATAAAAGCCTGGCCCCCTGCAG GTGTTTCACTGCCTGATGATGACCCGGATGCTGGCCAGGGCAGCAAGTTTTGCCTCGTGGCTATCGGCAGGCTCCAG GTCACTAGCTCACCCAACTGCACAGACATGAACAATGTTTGTCAGCCAACAGAGTTCATCTCCCGACACAACACCGAAGGCATTTTCACCTTCATAGATCACCGCTGTGTGGCTACGGTTGGCTACCAGCCACAG gAACTTCTGGGGAAAGACATTGTGGATTTCTGCCACCCGGAAGACCAACAGCTTTTGCGGGACAGCTTTCAGCAG GTGGTGAAGTTAAAAGGCCAGGTTCTGTCAGTCATGTTCCGATTCCGATCCAAAAACCGGGAATGGCTCTGGATGAGAACCAGCTCCTTTACCTTCCAGAACCCCTACTCGGATGAAATTGAGTACATCATCTGTACCAACACCAATGTCAA gAACTCGAGCCAGGAGTCTCGGCCTGCCCTGTCAAACTCAATGCAGAGgccccagctggggcagagTGTCAGCCTTCCCCTGGAGATGGGCACGGCACAGCTGCCCTCAAG gcagcagcagccgccaCAACAGACAGAGCTGGAAGTGGTCCCAGGAAGAGAGAGCCTGTCTGGTTACGACCACTCACAG GTTCCCGTTCAGCCTGTGACGGCTGCCGGCCCAGAGCACAGCAAGCCCTTGGAGAAGGCAGAGAGCCTTTTTAATCAGGAGCGGGACCCGAGGTTCAGCGAAATCTACAGCAGTATCAATACAG ACCAGAACAAAGCCATTCCTGCCAGCACAGTGCCTGCCAACCAGCCCCTCTTTACGCAGGGAAACACTTTCACCCCATCGCGACCTGCCGAGAACTTCAG gagcagcagcatggtACCTCCTGTGAACATTATTCAGCAGCAGCCCTCATCAGCGGGCCGGATCTTAGCACAGATTTCACGCCACTCCAACCCAGCTCAGGTCAGCGGAACCAACTGGGCTCCAGGGACACGGCCAGCGTTCACGCCCCAG CAAGTGGCATCCCAGACGGTGAAGACTCGGCCCCCTTCCTTCAGCATGGGGACTTTCCAAGGCACCCCGTCCTCCTTCAGCCCCATGACAGCACCTGGCTCTACGGCTTCTCCTACCGGGGCTGCTTACCCGAACCTTGCCAGCCGTGGCACGGGCTTCA CCACGGAGGCAGCGCAGACCCCCGCCCCGTTCCAGACGCGGGCGGCCGAAGGTGTGGGGATGTGGCCGCAGTGGCAAGGACAGCACCATGGCACGGCGTCGGGGGAGCAACACGTGCAGCAGCCGCAGCCAAGCCAGCCTGAGGTCTTCTCA gacatgctgACAATGCTGGGAGACCAAGGACCCAACTACAACAATGAAGAGTTCCCAGAGCTGAATATATTCCcttctttttcagaataa
- the ARNT gene encoding aryl hydrocarbon receptor nuclear translocator isoform X5 gives MAATAANPEMASDVSSLGAAVGSGNPGPGAQAGGAIVQRANKRRPGLDFDDDGEGNSKFLRCDDDPMPNDKERFARSDDEQSSADKERLARENHSEIERRRRNKMTAYITELSDMVPTCSALARKPDKLTILRMAVSHMKSLRGTGNTSTDGTYKPSFLTDQELKHLILEAADGFLFIVSCETGRVVYVSDSVTPVLNQPQSEWFGSTLYDQVHPDDVGKLREQLSTSENALTGRILDLKTGTVKKEGQQSMRMCMGSRRSFICRMRCGNSSVDPVSVNRLSFMRNRCRNGLGAAKDGEPHYVVVHCTGYIKAWPPAGVSLPDDDPDAGQGSKFCLVAIGRLQVTSSPNCTDMNNVCQPTEFISRHNTEGIFTFIDHRCVATVGYQPQELLGKDIVDFCHPEDQQLLRDSFQQVVKLKGQVLSVMFRFRSKNREWLWMRTSSFTFQNPYSDEIEYIICTNTNVKNSSQESRPALSNSMQRPQLGQSVSLPLEMGTAQLPSRQQQPPQQTELEVVPGRESLSGYDHSQVPVQPVTAAGPEHSKPLEKAESLFNQERDPRFSEIYSSINTDQNKAIPASTVPANQPLFTQGNTFTPSRPAENFRSSSMVPPVNIIQQQPSSAGRILAQISRHSNPAQVSGTNWAPGTRPAFTPQQVASQTVKTRPPSFSMGTFQGTPSSFSPMTAPGSTASPTGAAYPNLASRGTGFTTEAAQTPAPFQTRAAEGVGMWPQWQGQHHGTASGEQHVQQPQPSQPEVFSDMLTMLGDQGPNYNNEEFPELNIFPSFSE, from the exons ATGGCAGCTACCGCCGCCAACCCGG AAATGGCATCAGATGTTTCCTCGCTGGGTGCAGCCGTCGGCTCCGGGAACCCTGGACCGGGGGCACAAGCTGGAGGAGCCATTGTTCAGAGAGCCAACAAGAGGCGTCCTGG gctTGATTTTGATGATGATGGAGAAGGGAACAGTAAATTCCTCAG ATGTGATGATGACCCGATGCCAAATGATAAAGAGAGATTTGCCAG gtctGATGATGAACAGAGTTCAGCGGATAAGGAGAGACTTGCCAG GGAAAATCACAGCGAAATTGAACGTAGGCGAAGGAACAAGATGACTGCCTACATCACAGAGCTGTCAGATATGGTGCCCACCTGCAGTGCCCTGGCCCGCAAACCAGACAAGCTCACCATCTTGCGCATGGCTGTCTCTCACATGAAGTCCCTGCGTGGCACAGGCAACACCTCCACTGACGGCACCTACAAACCCTCCTTTCTCACTGACCAG GAACTCAAACACCTGATCCTAGAGGCAGCCGACGGCTTTCTGTTCATAGTGTCCTGTGAGACCGGGAGGGTGGTCTATGTGTCCGATTCTGTAACTCCTGTCCTCAACCAGCCCCAGTCCGAATGGTTTGGCAGCACCCTCTATGACCAGGTGCACCCGGATGACGTGGGCAAGCTCAGGGAGCAGCTCTCCACATCGGAGAACGCGCTGACAG gTCGCATCCTAGATTTAAAGACGGGGACTGTCAAGAAGGAAGGCCAGCAGTCCATGAGGATGTGTATGGGTTCACGAAGATCTTTCATCTGCCGAATGAG GTGTGGCAACAGCTCAGTGGATCCGGTCTCTGTAAATCGTCTCAGCTTTATGAGGAATCGCTGCAG GAATGGCTTAGGTGCAGCAAAAGATGGCGAACCTCACTACGTTGTGGTGCACTGCACGGGTTACATAAAAGCCTGGCCCCCTGCAG GTGTTTCACTGCCTGATGATGACCCGGATGCTGGCCAGGGCAGCAAGTTTTGCCTCGTGGCTATCGGCAGGCTCCAG GTCACTAGCTCACCCAACTGCACAGACATGAACAATGTTTGTCAGCCAACAGAGTTCATCTCCCGACACAACACCGAAGGCATTTTCACCTTCATAGATCACCGCTGTGTGGCTACGGTTGGCTACCAGCCACAG gAACTTCTGGGGAAAGACATTGTGGATTTCTGCCACCCGGAAGACCAACAGCTTTTGCGGGACAGCTTTCAGCAG GTGGTGAAGTTAAAAGGCCAGGTTCTGTCAGTCATGTTCCGATTCCGATCCAAAAACCGGGAATGGCTCTGGATGAGAACCAGCTCCTTTACCTTCCAGAACCCCTACTCGGATGAAATTGAGTACATCATCTGTACCAACACCAATGTCAA gAACTCGAGCCAGGAGTCTCGGCCTGCCCTGTCAAACTCAATGCAGAGgccccagctggggcagagTGTCAGCCTTCCCCTGGAGATGGGCACGGCACAGCTGCCCTCAAG gcagcagcagccgccaCAACAGACAGAGCTGGAAGTGGTCCCAGGAAGAGAGAGCCTGTCTGGTTACGACCACTCACAG GTTCCCGTTCAGCCTGTGACGGCTGCCGGCCCAGAGCACAGCAAGCCCTTGGAGAAGGCAGAGAGCCTTTTTAATCAGGAGCGGGACCCGAGGTTCAGCGAAATCTACAGCAGTATCAATACAG ACCAGAACAAAGCCATTCCTGCCAGCACAGTGCCTGCCAACCAGCCCCTCTTTACGCAGGGAAACACTTTCACCCCATCGCGACCTGCCGAGAACTTCAG gagcagcagcatggtACCTCCTGTGAACATTATTCAGCAGCAGCCCTCATCAGCGGGCCGGATCTTAGCACAGATTTCACGCCACTCCAACCCAGCTCAGGTCAGCGGAACCAACTGGGCTCCAGGGACACGGCCAGCGTTCACGCCCCAG CAAGTGGCATCCCAGACGGTGAAGACTCGGCCCCCTTCCTTCAGCATGGGGACTTTCCAAGGCACCCCGTCCTCCTTCAGCCCCATGACAGCACCTGGCTCTACGGCTTCTCCTACCGGGGCTGCTTACCCGAACCTTGCCAGCCGTGGCACGGGCTTCA CCACGGAGGCAGCGCAGACCCCCGCCCCGTTCCAGACGCGGGCGGCCGAAGGTGTGGGGATGTGGCCGCAGTGGCAAGGACAGCACCATGGCACGGCGTCGGGGGAGCAACACGTGCAGCAGCCGCAGCCAAGCCAGCCTGAGGTCTTCTCA gacatgctgACAATGCTGGGAGACCAAGGACCCAACTACAACAATGAAGAGTTCCCAGAGCTGAATATATTCCcttctttttcagaataa
- the ARNT gene encoding aryl hydrocarbon receptor nuclear translocator isoform X6 encodes MAATAANPEMASDVSSLGAAVGSGNPGPGAQAGGAIVQRANKRRPGLDFDDDGEGNSKFLRCDDDPMPNDKERFARENHSEIERRRRNKMTAYITELSDMVPTCSALARKPDKLTILRMAVSHMKSLRGTGNTSTDGTYKPSFLTDQELKHLILEAADGFLFIVSCETGRVVYVSDSVTPVLNQPQSEWFGSTLYDQVHPDDVGKLREQLSTSENALTGRILDLKTGTVKKEGQQSMRMCMGSRRSFICRMRCGNSSVDPVSVNRLSFMRNRCRNGLGAAKDGEPHYVVVHCTGYIKAWPPAGVSLPDDDPDAGQGSKFCLVAIGRLQVTSSPNCTDMNNVCQPTEFISRHNTEGIFTFIDHRCVATVGYQPQELLGKDIVDFCHPEDQQLLRDSFQQVVKLKGQVLSVMFRFRSKNREWLWMRTSSFTFQNPYSDEIEYIICTNTNVKNSSQESRPALSNSMQRPQLGQSVSLPLEMGTAQLPSRQQQPPQQTELEVVPGRESLSGYDHSQVPVQPVTAAGPEHSKPLEKAESLFNQERDPRFSEIYSSINTDQNKAIPASTVPANQPLFTQGNTFTPSRPAENFRSSSMVPPVNIIQQQPSSAGRILAQISRHSNPAQVSGTNWAPGTRPAFTPQQVASQTVKTRPPSFSMGTFQGTPSSFSPMTAPGSTASPTGAAYPNLASRGTGFTTEAAQTPAPFQTRAAEGVGMWPQWQGQHHGTASGEQHVQQPQPSQPEVFSDMLTMLGDQGPNYNNEEFPELNIFPSFSE; translated from the exons ATGGCAGCTACCGCCGCCAACCCGG AAATGGCATCAGATGTTTCCTCGCTGGGTGCAGCCGTCGGCTCCGGGAACCCTGGACCGGGGGCACAAGCTGGAGGAGCCATTGTTCAGAGAGCCAACAAGAGGCGTCCTGG gctTGATTTTGATGATGATGGAGAAGGGAACAGTAAATTCCTCAG ATGTGATGATGACCCGATGCCAAATGATAAAGAGAGATTTGCCAG GGAAAATCACAGCGAAATTGAACGTAGGCGAAGGAACAAGATGACTGCCTACATCACAGAGCTGTCAGATATGGTGCCCACCTGCAGTGCCCTGGCCCGCAAACCAGACAAGCTCACCATCTTGCGCATGGCTGTCTCTCACATGAAGTCCCTGCGTGGCACAGGCAACACCTCCACTGACGGCACCTACAAACCCTCCTTTCTCACTGACCAG GAACTCAAACACCTGATCCTAGAGGCAGCCGACGGCTTTCTGTTCATAGTGTCCTGTGAGACCGGGAGGGTGGTCTATGTGTCCGATTCTGTAACTCCTGTCCTCAACCAGCCCCAGTCCGAATGGTTTGGCAGCACCCTCTATGACCAGGTGCACCCGGATGACGTGGGCAAGCTCAGGGAGCAGCTCTCCACATCGGAGAACGCGCTGACAG gTCGCATCCTAGATTTAAAGACGGGGACTGTCAAGAAGGAAGGCCAGCAGTCCATGAGGATGTGTATGGGTTCACGAAGATCTTTCATCTGCCGAATGAG GTGTGGCAACAGCTCAGTGGATCCGGTCTCTGTAAATCGTCTCAGCTTTATGAGGAATCGCTGCAG GAATGGCTTAGGTGCAGCAAAAGATGGCGAACCTCACTACGTTGTGGTGCACTGCACGGGTTACATAAAAGCCTGGCCCCCTGCAG GTGTTTCACTGCCTGATGATGACCCGGATGCTGGCCAGGGCAGCAAGTTTTGCCTCGTGGCTATCGGCAGGCTCCAG GTCACTAGCTCACCCAACTGCACAGACATGAACAATGTTTGTCAGCCAACAGAGTTCATCTCCCGACACAACACCGAAGGCATTTTCACCTTCATAGATCACCGCTGTGTGGCTACGGTTGGCTACCAGCCACAG gAACTTCTGGGGAAAGACATTGTGGATTTCTGCCACCCGGAAGACCAACAGCTTTTGCGGGACAGCTTTCAGCAG GTGGTGAAGTTAAAAGGCCAGGTTCTGTCAGTCATGTTCCGATTCCGATCCAAAAACCGGGAATGGCTCTGGATGAGAACCAGCTCCTTTACCTTCCAGAACCCCTACTCGGATGAAATTGAGTACATCATCTGTACCAACACCAATGTCAA gAACTCGAGCCAGGAGTCTCGGCCTGCCCTGTCAAACTCAATGCAGAGgccccagctggggcagagTGTCAGCCTTCCCCTGGAGATGGGCACGGCACAGCTGCCCTCAAG gcagcagcagccgccaCAACAGACAGAGCTGGAAGTGGTCCCAGGAAGAGAGAGCCTGTCTGGTTACGACCACTCACAG GTTCCCGTTCAGCCTGTGACGGCTGCCGGCCCAGAGCACAGCAAGCCCTTGGAGAAGGCAGAGAGCCTTTTTAATCAGGAGCGGGACCCGAGGTTCAGCGAAATCTACAGCAGTATCAATACAG ACCAGAACAAAGCCATTCCTGCCAGCACAGTGCCTGCCAACCAGCCCCTCTTTACGCAGGGAAACACTTTCACCCCATCGCGACCTGCCGAGAACTTCAG gagcagcagcatggtACCTCCTGTGAACATTATTCAGCAGCAGCCCTCATCAGCGGGCCGGATCTTAGCACAGATTTCACGCCACTCCAACCCAGCTCAGGTCAGCGGAACCAACTGGGCTCCAGGGACACGGCCAGCGTTCACGCCCCAG CAAGTGGCATCCCAGACGGTGAAGACTCGGCCCCCTTCCTTCAGCATGGGGACTTTCCAAGGCACCCCGTCCTCCTTCAGCCCCATGACAGCACCTGGCTCTACGGCTTCTCCTACCGGGGCTGCTTACCCGAACCTTGCCAGCCGTGGCACGGGCTTCA CCACGGAGGCAGCGCAGACCCCCGCCCCGTTCCAGACGCGGGCGGCCGAAGGTGTGGGGATGTGGCCGCAGTGGCAAGGACAGCACCATGGCACGGCGTCGGGGGAGCAACACGTGCAGCAGCCGCAGCCAAGCCAGCCTGAGGTCTTCTCA gacatgctgACAATGCTGGGAGACCAAGGACCCAACTACAACAATGAAGAGTTCCCAGAGCTGAATATATTCCcttctttttcagaataa